A window of Gambusia affinis linkage group LG03, SWU_Gaff_1.0, whole genome shotgun sequence contains these coding sequences:
- the LOC122827916 gene encoding arrestin domain-containing protein 3-like, with translation MKMTIKHFQIEYDAINRRNIFTNGDTINGRIILEAVKKTRIQSLVFKATGKASLRLVNYYGNIIDREDERDDHTRLEKIKYYQIKQDILKEGEQDDWNVIEIGKHVFPFSFKVPNSRKIPSSFCSVFGQIVHTLKAELKQPMKLTKKAETHFTFVCKASGSGLMARQHGTMNKNIALGSGKVSMSVHTRQRGYKQGEALRVRLEIENLSSRSVKPKFVLDEKKSYFGINRSKIQKHEILKEKTDAVESFSGKKTVIKEIAIPRELSPSILNCSIIKLEYRLKVYLEITCETDLVVKLPIVIIPELSEEDPSGRPNQPAWMSQPMGPPPPYEEYTMYPAFPF, from the exons ATGAAAATGACCATCAAACACTTTCAGATTGAATATGATGCCATCAACAGAAGGAACATTTTTACCAACGGAGATACCATAAATGGTCGGATCATCCTAGAAGCCgtgaagaaaacaagaatcCAGTCACTTGTTTTTAAAGCTACGGGAAAAGCTTCACTTCGCTTAGTTAATTATTATGGGAACATAATAGACAGGGAGGATGAGAGGGATGATCACACTCgcctggaaaaaataaaatattatcaaatCAAGCAGGATATCCTGAAGGAAGGAGAACAAGATG ACTGGAACGTCATTGAAATCGGAAAGCATGTCTTTCCTTTCAGCTTCAAGGTACCAAACAG CCGAAAAATACCTTCATCTTTCTGCTCAGTCTTTGGTCAAATTGTTCATACGTTGAAGGCAGAGCTCAAGCAGCCAATGAAGCTGACAAAAAAAGCTGAAACTCACTTTACATTTGTGTGTAAGGCATCAGGATCAGGACTTATG GCCCGTCAACATGGAaccatgaacaaaaacattgctCTTGGCTCTGGAAAGGTTTCAATGAGTGTCCACACAAGGCAGAGAGGATACAAACAAG GTGAGGCCCTCCGGGTCCGGCTTGAAATTGAGAATCTCTCAAGTCGTTCAGTCAAACCTAAATTTGTACTTGATGAGAAGAAGAGCTACTTTGGCATAAACCGAAGTAAAATTCAGAAACATGAGATACTGAAGGAAAAGACAGATGCAGTTGAATCATTCTCTGgcaaaaaaacagtaataaaggAGATCGCCATCCCTCGAGAGCTTTCCCCGTCCATTTTGAACTGTTCCATCATTAAGTTAGAGTACAGATTAAAG GTATACCTAGAAATCACATGTGAGACAGACTTAGTGGTCAAACTCCCCATTGTCATCATACCTGAGCTATCTGAGGAGGATCCTTCTGGACGTCCAAATCAGCCAGCCTGGATGTCACAACCAATGGGTCCTCCACCTCCCTATGAAGAATACACAATGTACCctgcttttcctttttga
- the LOC122827915 gene encoding arrestin domain-containing protein 3-like has protein sequence MTIKKFFIEYDAVNNRNTFTNGDTINGRIILEVSKETKVQWLLFIAKGKASVRWSEHYGQNQTHVYWSDEKYYSVKHYMIRKSRQDGTEVISGGRHVFPFTFKIPDRKMPSSFHSSVGRIVHKLKAELKQSMKPKKKAKIHFMFVSKADMDTPGLLVPQQESKDKSLAFGSGNVSMDVHTKKMGYTLGEGMSVLIQINNASSRSVKPKLELYEKRSFFAQGHRKVETRTILKEKSDVVEGRSGQKMVTKIITIPRELSPSILNCSILKLEYRLKVYLDIKCAADPKVKLPIVILPEDHSRQSSEVQPLPPAGFGPEAFGNPNPQTWGTTSGAMSPPPPYEASAMYPSFPSDYKTTL, from the exons ATGACCatcaaaaagttttttattgaatatgacgCTGTAAACAACAGGAACACTTTTACAAATGGAGATACCATAAATGGACGGATAATCTTGGAGGtctcaaaagaaacaaaagttcaGTGGCTTCTTTTCATTGCTAAAGGAAAAGCAAGTGTTCGCTGGTCTGAGCATTATGGCCAGAACCAAACTCATGTATACTGGTCTGATGAGAAATACTATAGTGTAAAACATTATATGATAAGGAAATCAAGACAAGATG gcACCGAAGTCATTAGTGGAGGAAgacatgtttttccttttacctTCAAGATACCTGACAG GAAAATGCCATCCTCTTTTCACTCATCTGTGGGCAGAATTGTTCATAAGTTGAAGGCAGAGCTCAAACAGTCAATGAAGCCAAAAAAGAAAGCTAAGAttcatttcatgtttgtgtCCAAAGCCGACATGGACACACCAGGACTCTTG GTTCCCCAACAGGAAAGCAAGGATAAAAGTCTTGCATTTGGTTCTGGAAATGTTTCGATGGATgtccatacaaagaaaatgggCTATACACTTG GTGAGGGCATGAGTGTCCTCATTCAAATCAATAATGCCTCAAGTCGTTCAGTAAAACCCAAACTTGAACTATATGAGAAGAGGAGCTTCTTCGCTCAGGGTCATCGGAAAGTTGAGACACGCACTATCCTTAAGGAAAAGTCAGATGTTGTTGAAGGACGATCCGGCCAAAAAATGGTAACGAAGATTATCACCATCCCCAGAGAGCTTTCCCCGTCTATTCTGAACTGCTCCATCCTGAAACTGGAATACAGACTGAAA GTGTACCTTGATATCAAATGTGCTGCAGACCCAAAAGTCAAACTCCCCATTGTCATTCTCCCTGAAGATCACAGCAGACAGTCGAGTGAAGTACAACCACTTCCTCCTGCTGGGTTTGGACCTGAAGCGTTTGGAAACCCAAACCCACAAACCTGGGGCACCACATCAGGAGCAATGAGTCCTCCACCTCCCTATGAAGCATCTGCCATGTACCCTTCTTTCCCCTCAGATTATAAGACTACCTTGTGA
- the LOC122827917 gene encoding arrestin domain-containing protein 3-like, protein MTVKQFSVEYDRVKDQGTYSPGDILSGKVTVVTTKEIKVQSFLVRAKGKAKVTWYEQEGQNSVVRSNKKKYFYFEHIILQDKNKGDGSEIMGAGINVFPFSFVIPSRDMPSSYKGKSGEITYSLRAHLTQSIWLVHKTKTEFPFLTSSEFPFASKSEMIIIGLKEQQHATRISFCGSGKVTMNVTSEKMGLKQGEAMGVFVEVLNESGHSVTPKFYLCEKLTFVAHSKKKVETKVILFGIGDAVPAESSHTVTKVLIIPPHLPATFFNCSMMNLEYRIKITLGVPLLRDAEIKLPLVILQGSPKPLQQKPKRSIWFRKLPD, encoded by the exons ATGACTGTGAAGCAATTCTCAGTGGAGTATGACAGAGTGAAGGACCAAGGCACCTACTCCCCAGGGGACATTCTTTCTGGAAAAGTAACTGTGGTAACCACCAAGGAGATCAAAGTGCAGAGCTTTTTGGTCCGAGCTAAGGGAAAGGCTAAGGTGACTTGGTATGAGCAAGAAGGACAAAACTCTGTTGTTCGGAGCAACAAGAAGAAGTACTTCTATTTTGAGCATATCATTCTTCAGGATAAAAACAAGGGAGATG GTTCAGAAATCATGGGTGCTGGGATTAATGTTTTTCCATTCAGCTTTGTGATTCCAAGCAG AGACATGCCCTCATCTTATAAAGGCAAAAGTGGTGAGATCACATATAGTTTGCGGGCTCATTTGACTCAATCGATTTGGCTTGTACACAAAACCAAGACTGAGTTTCCCTTTCTAACCAGCTCTGAGTTTCCTTTTGCCTCCAAATCAGAAATGATAATCATTGGCCTGAAg GAGCAACAGCATGCAACCAGGATTTCGTTTTGTGGCTCTGGGAAGGTTACTATGAATGTGACCTCTGAAAAAATGGGCTTAAAGCAAG GAGAGGCAATGGGAGTCTTTGTGGAGGTACTCAATGAGTCTGGACACTCTGTAACACCAAAGTTCTACCTGTGTGAGAAGCTAACCTTTGTGGCCcattcaaagaagaaagtggaaACAAAGGTCATCTTGTTCGGGATAGGAGACGCTGTTCCAGCTGAGAGCAGTCACACTGTAACCAAAGTATTGATCATCCCTCCACACCTTCCTGCTACCTTCTTCAACTGCAGCATGATGAATCTGGAGTACAGAATCAAG ATCACTCTTGGCGTCCCTTTGCTGAGAGACGCCGAAATTAAACTTCCTCTGGTCATCCTCCAGGGTTCGCCAAAACCTCttcaacaaaaaccaaaacgaTCCATCTGGTTCAGAAAACTTcctgattaa